A stretch of the Aegilops tauschii subsp. strangulata cultivar AL8/78 chromosome 4, Aet v6.0, whole genome shotgun sequence genome encodes the following:
- the LOC141022072 gene encoding uncharacterized protein, whose amino-acid sequence MESGSGRRRFRRSPPPDGDRFRRQRGHGGGTDLISDLPDEMLLLVLAGLSCIRTTVRTDLLSRRWRGLWTSLAHTGLVFHDVAPTTVKAALARFAASPPASVSTVDIRLPSPCDCPKQVNALLRDAMVFSPTELVVILLESFTECPFMDIELPCFRGTTSIELDAAFMRIKPTPMAEFTALERLSLKGNIDNLGAVLDRCPCLRVLAVAFRLVDSALVESALAWIQVMRHRLTVSLLDISIPRKDIINAAGFASLVHAAARISPQEFIFSNYNQHINGVRNIINAHLPWFHRATSVVLSLHNICFTRLPEQNFSTLEMLSLSACSIINLPTLITRCPRLRVLKVIAGKSTRNITIRSTSLQELDVRAFMECSSIDIVTPVLKQLKLGVRANTELSMSISTPMVENISFQRSEAFWLT is encoded by the coding sequence atggAATCGGGATCGGGGCGTCGTCGCTTCAgacgctcgccgccgccggatgGGGATCGCTTCCGGCGCCAGCGCGGTCACGGCGGAGGCACTGACCTCATCAGTGATCTCCCCGACGAGATGCTTCTCCTAGTCCTCGCCGGCCTAAGCTGCATCCGCACCACCGTACGTACCGACCTCCTCTCGCGCCGGTGGCGCGGCCTCTGGACCAGTCTCGCTCACACGGGTCTGGTCTTTCATGATGTCGCCCCCACCACAGTCAAGGCTGCGCTCGCCCGCTTCGCCGCCTCACCGCCAGCGTCGGTGTCCACCGTCGACATCCGCCTTCCAAGCCCCTGCGACTGCCCCAAACAAGTTAACGCCTTGCTACGTGACGCCATGGTGTTCTCACCGACGGAGCTGGTTGTCATCCTCCTGGAGTCGTTTACGGAATGCCCTTTCATGGACATTGAGCTGCCTTGCTTCCGAGGCACCACCTCAATCGAGCTGGACGCCGCGTTCATGCGCATCAAGCCGACGCCCATGGCCGAATTCACCGCGCTCGAGAGGCTGTCCCTCAAGGGAAATATCGACAACCTTGGCGCCGTGCTTGACCGCTGCCCATGCCTACGCGTGCTCGCAGTCGCCTTCCGCCTTGTGGATTCTGCCTTGGTCGAATCAGCACTCGCCTGGATCCAGGTGATGAGGCACCGTCTCACGGTGTCTCTCCTCGACATCAGCATACCTCGGAAAGACATTATCAATGCGGCTGGTTTCGCCTCCCTCGTCCATGCCGCGGCGAGGATCTCACCGCAGGAGTTCATCTTCTCCAACTATAACCAACACATCAATGGCGTCAGGAACATAATCAATGCACACCTGCCATGGTTCCACCGTGCCACATCGGTCGTGCTAAGCCTGCACAACATATGCTTTACGCGGCTGCCGGAACAAAACTTCTCTACACTCGAGATGTTGTCCCTCTCTGCCTGCAGCATCATCAACCTTCCAACATTGATTACCCGCTGCCCGCGCCTGCGCGTGCTCAAGGTGATTGCTGGTAAGTCTACACGCAACATCACAATCCGCTCAACGTCTTTGCAGGAGCTTGATGTCCGGGCATTCATGGAATGCTCGAGCATCGATATAGTGACTCCGGTGCTTAAGCAATTGAAGCTTGGTGTACGGGCCAACACGGAACTCAGCATGTCCATCTCGACGCCAATGGTGGAGAATATCTCCTTCCAGCGGAGCGAGGCGTTTTGGCTCACATGA